A genome region from Thermococcus onnurineus NA1 includes the following:
- a CDS encoding DUF3783 domain-containing protein has product MMGGKVLLIGFNEDEVEKIMDVLNGLDVLEVPEYCRGWIVGEIVTKAEKLRGSSYWHLRKFVIMHDVDNETLKGVIKAVRSLDLGRVIFATTTETSLTWKLEDLLNELMEEDEYFQAMRWARRQVSERKGPFLGLGKD; this is encoded by the coding sequence ATGATGGGTGGAAAGGTTCTCCTCATTGGCTTTAATGAGGATGAGGTCGAAAAGATAATGGATGTCCTAAACGGCCTGGATGTCCTTGAGGTTCCCGAGTATTGCCGGGGCTGGATCGTTGGAGAGATAGTTACTAAAGCCGAAAAGCTGAGAGGTTCGAGCTACTGGCATCTCAGAAAGTTCGTGATAATGCATGACGTTGACAACGAGACGCTGAAGGGGGTAATAAAAGCAGTCCGCTCCCTCGACCTTGGGAGGGTAATATTTGCCACCACGACGGAAACGTCCCTTACCTGGAAGCTCGAAGATTTGCTCAACGAGCTTATGGAGGAGGACGAGTACTTTCAGGCCATGAGGTGGGCGAGGAGGCAGGTGAGTGAGAGGAAAGGCCCGTTCCTCGGCCTTGGGAAGGATTAA
- the cobB gene encoding NAD-dependent protein deacetylase: MIEEASKLLARSRFAIAFTGAGISAESGVPTFRGFNGLWKKHRPEELATPEAFRKDPHLVWSFYKWRMGLIMKARPNRAHYALAELEEMGILKAVITQNVDDLHREAGTKNLIELHGNIFRVRCTSCGYEENLKENGRLEEFLVQKDLPKCPNCDSLLRPDVVWFGEPLPRKALDEAFKLAEKADLVLVIGTSGVVYPAAYIPQIVRETGGKVIEVNPEESGITPIADVFLRCPAGEAMEKLMKRIKGLI, from the coding sequence ATGATAGAGGAAGCCTCAAAACTGCTCGCCCGCTCGAGGTTTGCCATAGCCTTTACCGGGGCTGGAATAAGCGCAGAGAGCGGTGTTCCAACCTTCAGGGGCTTTAACGGCCTCTGGAAGAAGCACAGGCCGGAGGAGCTGGCAACGCCAGAAGCCTTCAGGAAGGACCCTCACCTCGTCTGGAGCTTCTACAAGTGGAGAATGGGGCTCATAATGAAAGCCAGACCCAACAGGGCTCATTACGCTTTAGCTGAGCTCGAGGAGATGGGCATTTTGAAGGCTGTGATAACCCAGAATGTTGACGACCTCCATCGTGAGGCCGGCACAAAAAACCTCATCGAGCTCCACGGCAACATCTTTCGCGTTAGGTGTACTTCCTGTGGCTATGAGGAAAACCTCAAGGAGAATGGTCGCTTGGAAGAGTTCCTGGTCCAAAAAGACCTGCCAAAGTGCCCAAACTGCGATTCGCTTCTGAGGCCTGACGTGGTGTGGTTTGGCGAGCCGCTGCCGAGGAAAGCCCTGGACGAGGCCTTTAAGCTCGCGGAGAAGGCAGACCTGGTTCTAGTGATTGGTACCAGCGGTGTTGTCTATCCCGCAGCTTACATCCCCCAGATCGTCAGGGAAACTGGGGGCAAAGTCATTGAGGTAAATCCTGAGGAAAGCGGGATCACGCCCATAGCCGACGTCTTCCTGCGCTGTCCGGCTGGTGAGGCTATGGAAAAGTTGATGAAGAGGATTAAGGGGCTGATATGA